Within the Staphylococcus argenteus genome, the region TAATCATTCATCAAGGTGAACAATGAAATTAAATACACTCCAATTAGAAAACTATCGTAACTATGATGAGGTTACGTTGAAGTGTCATCCTGATGTGAATATCCTTATTGGAGAAAATGCACAAGGAAAGACAAATTTACTTGAATCAATCTATACCTTAGCTTTAGCAAAAAGTCATAGAACGAGTAATGATAAGGAACTCATACGTTTCGACGCTGATTATGCTAAAATAGAAGGTGAGCTTAGTTATAGACATGGTACGATGCCATTAACGATGTTTATAACTAAAAAAGGTAAACAAGTCAAAGTGAATCACTTAGAGCAAAGTCGACTAACACAATATGTTGGTCATCTCAATGTGGTTCTTTTTGCGCCAGAAGATTTAAATATTGTTAAAGGCTCTCCTCAAATAAGACGACGCTTTATAGATATGGAGTTGGGCCAAATTTCTGCTGTTTACTTAAATGATTTAGCACAATACCAACGTATTTTAAAGCAAAAGAATAATTACTTGAAACAGTTACAATTAGGTCAGAAAAAGGACCTGACTATGCTGGAAGTTTTAAATCAGCAGTTTGCAGAATATGCTTTAAAGGTGACTGATAAACGTGCGCATTTTATTCAAGAGCTAGAATCATTAGCAAAACCAATTCATGCTGGGATTACAAATGATAGAGAAACGTTGTCGCTGAATTATTTACCTAGTCTTAAATTCGATGATGCTCAAATTGAAGCGGCACGTCTTGAAGAGATTATGTCTATTCTAAGTGATAACATGCAAAGAGAAAAAGAGCGTGGTATTAGCTTGTTTGGACCACATCGAGACGATATTAGTTTTGATGTAAATGGCATGGATGCACAAACATATGGTTCTCAAGGTCAGCAACGTACAACGGCATTGTCCATTAAGTTAGCTGAAATTGAATTAATGAATATCGAAGTTGGGGAATACCCCATCTTATTATTAGACGATGTACTTAGTGAATTAGATGATTCACGTCAAACGCATTTATTAAGTACAATTCAGCATAAAGTACAAACATTTGTCACTACGACATCTGTTGATGGTATTGATCATGAAATTATGAATAACGCTAAATTGTATCGTATTAATCAAGGTGAAATTATAAAGTAACAGAAAGCGATGGTGACTGCATTGTCAGATGTAAACAACACGGATAATTATGGTGCTGGGCAAATACAAGTATTAGAAGGTTTAGAAGCAGTACGTAAAAGACCAGGTATGTATATTGGTTCAACTTCAGAAAGAGGTTTGCACCATTTAGTATGGGAAATCGTTGATAACAGTATCGACGAAGCATTAGCTGGTTATGCAAACCAAATTGAAGTCGTTATTGAAAAAGATAACTGGATTAAAGTAACAGATAACGGACGTGGTATCCCAGTTGATATTCAAGAAAAAATGGGACGTCCAGCTGTCGAAGTTATTTTAACTGTTTTACATGCTGGTGGTAAATTCGGCGGTGGCGGATACAAAGTATCTGGTGGTTTACATGGTGTTGGTTCATCAGTAGTAAACGCATTGTCACAAGACTTAGAAGTATATGTACACAGAAATGAGGCAATCTATCATCAGGCATACAAAAAAGGTGTACCTCAATTTGACTTAAAGGAAGTTGGCACAACTGATAAGACAGGTACTGTCATTCGTTTTAAAGCAGATGGAGAAATCTTCACAGAGACAACAATATATAATTATGAAACGTTACAGCAACGTATTAGAGAGCTTGCTTTCTTAAATAAAGGTATTCAAATTACGTTAAGAGATGAACGTGATGAAGACAATATTCGAGAAGACTCCTATCACTATGAAGGGGGTATTAAATCGTACGTTGAATTATTAAATGAAAAGAAAGAACCAATTCATGATGAACCAATTTATATACATCAATCTAAAGATGATATTGAAGTGGAAATTGCGATTCAATACAACTCGGGATATGCTACGAATCTGTTAACTTACGCAAATAATATTCATACGTATGAAGGTGGTACGCATGAAGATGGATTTAAACGTGCATTAACACGCGTTTTAAACAGTTATGGTTTAAGTAGCAAGATTATGAAAGAAGACAAAGATAGACTTTCTGGTGAAGATACACGTGAAGGTATGACAGCAATTATATCTATCAAACATGGTGATCCTCAGTTTGAAGGTCAAACAAAGACGAAATTAGGTAACTCTGAAGTACGTCAAGTTGTAGATAAATTGTTCTCTGAGCATTTTGAAAGATTTTTATATGAAAATCCACAAGTAGCACGTACGGTTGTTGAAAAAGGTATTATGGCGGCACGTGCGCGTGTTGCAGCGAAAAAAGCGCGTGAAGTAACGCGTCGTAAGTCAGCATTAGATGTTGCGAGTTTACCAGGTAAATTAGCAGATTGTTCTAGTAAAAGTCCTGAAGAATGTGAAATCTTCTTAGTCGAGGGTGACTCTGCCGGGGGGTCTACAAAATCCGGCCGTGACTCTAGAACGCAAGCCATTCTTCCGTTACGAGGAAAAATATTAAACGTTGAAAAGGCTCGATTAGACCGAATCTTAAACAATAATGAAATTCGTCAAATGATTACAGCATTCGGTACAGGTATCGGTGGCGATTTTGATTTAGCAAAAGCACGCTACCATAAAATCGTAATTATGACCGATGCAGATGTCGATGGTGCGCATATTAGAACATTGTTACTTACATTCTTCTATCGATTTATGAGACCGTTAATCGAAGCAGGTTATGTGTACATTGCACAACCACCATTATATAAATTAACACAAGGTAAACAAAAATATTATGTATACAATGATAGGGAACTTGAAAAACTTAAATCTGAATTGAACCCAACGCCAAAATGGTCAATTGCACGATACAAAGGTCTTGGAGAAATGAATGCAGATCAATTATGGGAAACAACTATGAATCCTGAACACCGTGCATTATTACAAGTGAAACTTGAAGATGCTATTGAAGCGGACCAAACATTTGAAATGTTAATGGGTGACGTTGTAGAAAACCGTAGACAATTTATAGAAGATAATGCAGTTTATGCAAACTTAGACTTCTAAGCGCTGTGAACTGAACTTTTGAAGGAGGATCTCTTGATGGCTGAATTACCTCAATCAAGAATAAATGAACGAAATATTACCAGTGAAATGCGTGAATCATTTTTAGATTATGCGATGAGTGTTATTGTTGCTCGTGCATTGCCAGATGTTCGTGACGGTTTAAAACCAGTACATCGTCGTATACTTTATGGATTGAATGAACAAGGTATGACACCGGATAAATCATATAAAAAATCAGCACGTATCGTTGGTGACGTAATGGGTAAATATCACCCTCATGGTGACTCATCTATTTATGAAGCAATGGTACGTATGGCTCAAGATTTTAGTTATCGTTATCCGCTTGTTGATGGTCAAGGTAACTTTGGTTCAATGGATGGAGACGGTGCAGCAGCAATGCGTTATACTGAGGCACGTATGACTAAAATTACGCTTGAACTGTTACGTGATATTAATAAAGATACAATAGATTTTATCGATAACTATGATGGTAATGAAAGAGAGCCGTCAGTCTTACCAGCACGTTTCCCTAACTTATTAGCAAACGGTGCATCAGGTATTGCTGTAGGTATGGCAACAAATATTCCACCACATAACTTAACAGAATTAATCAATGGGGTGCTTAGTTTAAGTAAGAATCCTGATATTTCAATAGCTGAGTTGATGGAGGATATTGAAGGTCCTGATTTCCCAACTGCTGGACTTATTTTAGGTAAAAGTGGAATTAGACGTGCTTATGAAACAGGTCGTGGTTCAATTCAAATGCGCTCTCGAGCGGAAATTGAAGAACGTGGCGGTGGTCGTCAACGTATTGTTGTGACTGAAATTCCTTTCCAAGTGAATAAAGCACGTATGATTGAAAAAATTGCAGAGCTAGTGCGCGACAAAAAAATTGATGGTATCACTGACTTACGAGACGAAACAAGTTTACGTACAGGTGTGAGAGTAGTCATTGATGTTCGTAAGGATGCAAATGCTAGTGTCATTTTAAATAACTTATATAAACAAACGCCACTTCAAACATCATTTGGTGTGAATATGATTGCACTTGTAAATGGCAGACCAAAACTTATTAATTTAAAAGAAGCTTTGGTACATTACTTAGAGCATCAAAAGACAGTTGTTAGAAGACGTACGCAATATAATTTACGTAAAGCTAAAGATCGTGCCCACATTTTAGAAGGGTTACGTATTGCGTTAGATCACATCGACGAAATTATTTCAACGATTCGTGAATCAGATACAGATAAAATTGCCATGGAAAGCTTGCAACAACGCTTTAAACTTTCTGAGAAACAAGCACAAGCAATTTTAGACATGCGTTTGAGACGTTTAACAGGTTTAGAACGTGACAAAATTGAAGCAGAATATAATGAGTTATTAAATTATATTAGTGAATTAGAAGCAATCTTAGCTGATGAAGAAGTGTTATTACAGTTAGTTAGAGATGAATTAACAGAAATTCGAGATCGTTTTGGTGATGACCGTCGTACTGAAATTCAATTAGGTGGATTTGAAGATTTAGAAGATGAAGACCTCATTCCAGAAGAACAAATTGTAATTACATTGAGCCATAATAACTACATTAAACGTTTGCCGGTATCTACATATCGTGCTCAAAACCGTGGTGGTCGTGGTGTTCAAGGTATGAATACATTAGAAGAAGACTTCGTTAGTCAATTAGTAACGTTAAGTACACATGACCATGTATTGTTCTTTACTAACAAAGGTCGCGTATACAAACTTAAAGGTTATGAAGTGCCTGAGTTATCTAGACAATCTAAAGGTATTCCTGTAGTGAATGCTATTGAACTTGAAAATGATGAAGTCATTAGTACAATGATTGCTGTAAAAGACCTTGAAAGTGAAGAAAACTTCTTAGTGTTTGCAACGAAACGTGGAATTGTAAAACGTTCAGCATTAAGTAACTTCTCAAGAATTAACAGAAATGGTAAGATTGCTATTTCATTTAGAGAAGATGACGAGTTAATCGCAGTACGTTTAACAAGTGGTCAAGAAGATATCTTGATTGGTACTTCTCATGCATCATTAATTCGATTCCCTGAATCAACATTACGTCCTTTAGGTCGAACTGCAACAGGTGTGAAAGGGATTACACTTCGTGAAGGTGACGAAGTTGTAGGGCTTGATGTAGCTCATGCAAATAGTGTTGATGAAGTATTAGTTGTTACTGAAAATGGCTATGGTAAACGTACGCCAGTAAATGACTATCGCTTATCAAATCGTGGTGGTAAAGGTATTAAGACTGCAACGATTACTGAACGTAACGGTAATGTTGTTTGTATTACAACTGTTACTGGTGAAGAAGATTTAATGATTGTTACAAATGCAGGTGTTATTATTCGACTAGACGTTGCAGATATTTCGCAAAATGGTCGTGCAGCACAAGGTGTTCGTTTAATTCGCTTAGGTGATGATCAATTTGTTTCTACTGTTGCTAAAGTAAAAGAAGATGCAGAAGATGAAGCAAATGAAGATGAGCAATCAACTTCAGCTGTATCTGAAGATGGTACAGAGCAACGACATGAAGCGGTTGTAAATGATGAAACACCAGGAAATGCAATTCATACTGAAGTGATTGAATCAGAAGAAACTGATGATGATGGACGTATTGAAGTAAGACAAGATTTCATGGATCGTGTTGAAGAAGATATACAACAAGCATCAGATGATGATGAAGAATAATATAAAAAATAAGACTTCCCTGAATGTAGGGGAGTCTTATTTTTATGCTAGAAAGCAATGCTATACTATATTCAATGATTAGTAATGATTAACTTTCTAATTGCTTCATTGCGTATGGTATTTCATTGATAAGTCTTGATGGTGGCACCACATACATATCTTTTGCAAGGTTTTCACCAATGAAACTATGTGTATATGTGGCACTCATAACCGCTTCTTTTAAGTTATCGAATTGACCGACAAAACTTGTAATCATACCGGCAAGTGTATCACCCATACCTCCAGTAGCCATCGCAGGGCTACCAATTGTCAATTTAAAGTCTTCATCTTTAAAGAAAATTTCAGTACCATGTTTTTTAAGTACAACTGTTGCACCTAAACGATCTACCGCTTCACGATTACGTTCATATGTTTGTTCCTCAATTGGGATACCGCTTAAACGTTCCCATTCTTTAAGGTGAGGAGTAAATATGACACGACATGTAGGTAATTGTGGTTTAAGTTTACTAAAAATTGTAATTGCATCACCATCGACAATCAAGTTTTGATGTGGTTGTATATTTTGTAATAGGAATGTAATGGCATTATTCCCTTTAAAATCAACACCAAGTCCGGGACCAATAAGGATACTATCAGTCATTTCAATCATTTTCGTTAACATTTTCGTATCATTAATATCGATAACCATGGCTTCTGGACAGCGCGAATGTAATGCTGAGTGATTTGTTGGATGTGTTGCTACAGTGATTAAACCACTACCGCTAAATACACATGCACGAGCCGCTAACATAATGGCACCACCTAAGTTAGCAGATCCACCAATTAATAAAATTTTGCCATAATCACCTTTATGTGAATCTTCTTTACGCTTAGGAATGTTAATAGAATTTAACGTTTCCATAGTGATATAACCTCCCATGTAAAAGCTTTTCCAAATATATTCAATTTTAAAAATATATAGTAAGTTTTAACAAAATGTATTATAAATATGTGAATTCATTATTATTTGTCGTTAAATACAATAGAAAATACTATACCTGTATATGCAATTCGTCAATAGATAAATTATTAAATATACTTGCAACAATATTATTATCCTTTAATACGCTACAATAGTGCTCTGATAATAGGTTATAAATGTACTTAAAACCATTGTTTCAATAAATATGAAAACGTATACTTCAAGAAGGATGGGTTTCTTAATATTAACAAGGGGGTAACATGTATGACATTATATTTAGATGGAGAAACACTAACAATTGAGGGTATTAAATCATTTTTACAACAACAATCTAAGATAGAAATTGTTGATGAGGCATTAGAGCGTGTCAAAAAAAGTAGAGATGTAGTTGAACGTATTATTGAAAATGAAGAAACAGTTTATGGCATTACAACAGGATTCGGATTATTTAGTGATGTGCGTATAGACCCAACACAATACAATGAATTACAAGTGAACCTTATACGTTCACATGCTTGTGGATTAGGTGAGCCATTTTCAAAAGAAGTAGCGCTCGTCATGATGGTATTAAGATTAAACACATTATTAAAGGGGCATTCAGGTGCTACTTTAGACCTCGTAAGACAATTACAATTCTTCGTAAATGAGCGTATTATACCAGTGATTCCGCAACAAGGTTCGCTTGGTGCATCAGGAGATTTAGCGCCACTATCACATTTAGCATTAGCATTAATTGGTGAAGGAAAAGTGTTTTATAAAGATATAGAAATGGATAGTGCAGACGTATTAAAGCAATTAGATAGACCACCTTTGAAACTGCAGGCTAAAGAAGGTTTAGCATTGATTAATGGTACGCAAGCTATGACAGCACAAGGTGTCATTAGTTATATAGAGGCAGAAGATTTAGGATATCAATCTGAATGGATTGCAGCATTAACACATCAGTCGCTCAATGGCATTATAGATGCATATCGTCATGAAGTGCACGCTGTTCGAAATTTTCAGGAACAAATTAATGTGGCAGCACGCATGCGTGATTGGTTAGAAGGATCAAAATTAACAACCCGACAAGCAGAAATTCGTGTACAAGACGCATATACGCTACGTTGCATTCCACAAATTCATGGCGCAAGTTTTCAAGTATTTAACTATGTTAAACAACAATTAGAATTTGAAATGAATGCGGCTAATGATAATCCATTAATATTTGAGGAAACAGATGAAACATTAGTCATTTCAGGTGGTAACTTCCATGGCCAACCGATTGCCTTTGCTTTGGATCATCTTAAATTAGGTGTAAGTGAATTAGCGAATGTATCTGAGCGTCGTCTTGAGAGATTAGTAAATCCTCAGTTAAATGGCGATTTACCAGCATTTCTTAGTCCGGAGCCAGGATTGCAAAGTGGCGCAATGATTATGCAATATGCTGCAGCAAGCCTTGTTTCTGAAAATAAAACTTTAGCTCATCCTGCAAGTGTAGATTCTATTACATCGTCTGCAAATCAAGAAGATCATGTATCTATGGGCACCACAGCAGCTAGACATGGTTATCAAATTATTGAAAATGCAAGACGTGTGCTGTCAATTGAGTGTGTGATTGCATTACAAGCAGCAGAGTTGAAAGGTATTGAAGGATTATCACCAAAAACACGTCGTAAATATGAAGAGTTTCGAAGCATAGTGCCTTCTATTACACATGATCGTCAATTTCATAAAGATATTGAAGCGGTTGCACATTATTTAAAGCAATCTCTTTATCAAACGTCTGGATGTCATTAAATCGACATGAAGTAAGTTCTTAATCGTCACTTGAAAAAGCAAATATAGTTTGCTATATTAAAACTAACTTAATAAGATATTGTTCGTAGGACAAGTAATATACGGTGTTTGATGTCAGAGAGCTTGTGGTTAGTGTGAACAAGAATCAACCTATATATGAATCTACCTACTTAATTGAAAGAACAATCGGTAATAACCGTTATTTTAGTGAAGTGCAATTTAGATTTTAGTGTATAACTATATCTAAAATTGTTAAATAGGGTGGCAACGCGTAGACCACGTCCCTTGTAGGGATGTGGTCTTTTTTTATTTTCAAAAATAAAATGCATGTTACTCAATAATAAATGATAATTTTTTGGGAAAGGATGAATGTTAATGTTAGATATTAAACTTTTTAGAAATGAGCCTGATCAAGTTAAGAGCAAAATTGAATTACGCGGAGATGATCCAAAAGTTGTAGATGAAATTTTAGAATTGGATGAGCAACGACGTAAATTGATTAGTGCTACAGAAGAAATGAAAGCACGTCGTAATAAAGTAAGTGAAGAAATTGCTTTAAAAAAACGTAATAAAGAAAATGCCGATGATGTAATAGCTGAAATGCGCACATTAGGTGACGATATTAAAGAAAAAGATAATCAATTAAATGAAATAGATAATAAAATGACAAGTATACTTTGTCGTATTCCGAACTTAATTAGTGATGATGTACCTCAAGGTGAATCTGACGAAGATAACGTTGAAGTTAAAAAGTGGGGTACACCACGTGAATTTGATTTTGAACCAAAAGCACATTGGGACATTGTTGAAGAATTAAAAATGGCTGATTTTGATCGTGCAGCTAAAGTTTCAGGTGCG harbors:
- the recF gene encoding DNA replication/repair protein RecF (All proteins in this family for which functions are known are DNA-binding proteins that assist the filamentation of RecA onto DNA for the initiation of recombination or recombinational repair.); the protein is MKLNTLQLENYRNYDEVTLKCHPDVNILIGENAQGKTNLLESIYTLALAKSHRTSNDKELIRFDADYAKIEGELSYRHGTMPLTMFITKKGKQVKVNHLEQSRLTQYVGHLNVVLFAPEDLNIVKGSPQIRRRFIDMELGQISAVYLNDLAQYQRILKQKNNYLKQLQLGQKKDLTMLEVLNQQFAEYALKVTDKRAHFIQELESLAKPIHAGITNDRETLSLNYLPSLKFDDAQIEAARLEEIMSILSDNMQREKERGISLFGPHRDDISFDVNGMDAQTYGSQGQQRTTALSIKLAEIELMNIEVGEYPILLLDDVLSELDDSRQTHLLSTIQHKVQTFVTTTSVDGIDHEIMNNAKLYRINQGEIIK
- the gyrB gene encoding DNA topoisomerase (ATP-hydrolyzing) subunit B — translated: MVTALSDVNNTDNYGAGQIQVLEGLEAVRKRPGMYIGSTSERGLHHLVWEIVDNSIDEALAGYANQIEVVIEKDNWIKVTDNGRGIPVDIQEKMGRPAVEVILTVLHAGGKFGGGGYKVSGGLHGVGSSVVNALSQDLEVYVHRNEAIYHQAYKKGVPQFDLKEVGTTDKTGTVIRFKADGEIFTETTIYNYETLQQRIRELAFLNKGIQITLRDERDEDNIREDSYHYEGGIKSYVELLNEKKEPIHDEPIYIHQSKDDIEVEIAIQYNSGYATNLLTYANNIHTYEGGTHEDGFKRALTRVLNSYGLSSKIMKEDKDRLSGEDTREGMTAIISIKHGDPQFEGQTKTKLGNSEVRQVVDKLFSEHFERFLYENPQVARTVVEKGIMAARARVAAKKAREVTRRKSALDVASLPGKLADCSSKSPEECEIFLVEGDSAGGSTKSGRDSRTQAILPLRGKILNVEKARLDRILNNNEIRQMITAFGTGIGGDFDLAKARYHKIVIMTDADVDGAHIRTLLLTFFYRFMRPLIEAGYVYIAQPPLYKLTQGKQKYYVYNDRELEKLKSELNPTPKWSIARYKGLGEMNADQLWETTMNPEHRALLQVKLEDAIEADQTFEMLMGDVVENRRQFIEDNAVYANLDF
- the gyrA gene encoding DNA gyrase subunit A is translated as MAELPQSRINERNITSEMRESFLDYAMSVIVARALPDVRDGLKPVHRRILYGLNEQGMTPDKSYKKSARIVGDVMGKYHPHGDSSIYEAMVRMAQDFSYRYPLVDGQGNFGSMDGDGAAAMRYTEARMTKITLELLRDINKDTIDFIDNYDGNEREPSVLPARFPNLLANGASGIAVGMATNIPPHNLTELINGVLSLSKNPDISIAELMEDIEGPDFPTAGLILGKSGIRRAYETGRGSIQMRSRAEIEERGGGRQRIVVTEIPFQVNKARMIEKIAELVRDKKIDGITDLRDETSLRTGVRVVIDVRKDANASVILNNLYKQTPLQTSFGVNMIALVNGRPKLINLKEALVHYLEHQKTVVRRRTQYNLRKAKDRAHILEGLRIALDHIDEIISTIRESDTDKIAMESLQQRFKLSEKQAQAILDMRLRRLTGLERDKIEAEYNELLNYISELEAILADEEVLLQLVRDELTEIRDRFGDDRRTEIQLGGFEDLEDEDLIPEEQIVITLSHNNYIKRLPVSTYRAQNRGGRGVQGMNTLEEDFVSQLVTLSTHDHVLFFTNKGRVYKLKGYEVPELSRQSKGIPVVNAIELENDEVISTMIAVKDLESEENFLVFATKRGIVKRSALSNFSRINRNGKIAISFREDDELIAVRLTSGQEDILIGTSHASLIRFPESTLRPLGRTATGVKGITLREGDEVVGLDVAHANSVDEVLVVTENGYGKRTPVNDYRLSNRGGKGIKTATITERNGNVVCITTVTGEEDLMIVTNAGVIIRLDVADISQNGRAAQGVRLIRLGDDQFVSTVAKVKEDAEDEANEDEQSTSAVSEDGTEQRHEAVVNDETPGNAIHTEVIESEETDDDGRIEVRQDFMDRVEEDIQQASDDDEE
- a CDS encoding NAD(P)H-hydrate dehydratase, with product METLNSINIPKRKEDSHKGDYGKILLIGGSANLGGAIMLAARACVFSGSGLITVATHPTNHSALHSRCPEAMVIDINDTKMLTKMIEMTDSILIGPGLGVDFKGNNAITFLLQNIQPHQNLIVDGDAITIFSKLKPQLPTCRVIFTPHLKEWERLSGIPIEEQTYERNREAVDRLGATVVLKKHGTEIFFKDEDFKLTIGSPAMATGGMGDTLAGMITSFVGQFDNLKEAVMSATYTHSFIGENLAKDMYVVPPSRLINEIPYAMKQLES
- the hutH gene encoding histidine ammonia-lyase; translation: MTLYLDGETLTIEGIKSFLQQQSKIEIVDEALERVKKSRDVVERIIENEETVYGITTGFGLFSDVRIDPTQYNELQVNLIRSHACGLGEPFSKEVALVMMVLRLNTLLKGHSGATLDLVRQLQFFVNERIIPVIPQQGSLGASGDLAPLSHLALALIGEGKVFYKDIEMDSADVLKQLDRPPLKLQAKEGLALINGTQAMTAQGVISYIEAEDLGYQSEWIAALTHQSLNGIIDAYRHEVHAVRNFQEQINVAARMRDWLEGSKLTTRQAEIRVQDAYTLRCIPQIHGASFQVFNYVKQQLEFEMNAANDNPLIFEETDETLVISGGNFHGQPIAFALDHLKLGVSELANVSERRLERLVNPQLNGDLPAFLSPEPGLQSGAMIMQYAAASLVSENKTLAHPASVDSITSSANQEDHVSMGTTAARHGYQIIENARRVLSIECVIALQAAELKGIEGLSPKTRRKYEEFRSIVPSITHDRQFHKDIEAVAHYLKQSLYQTSGCH